From Aquabacter sp. L1I39, the proteins below share one genomic window:
- a CDS encoding TerC family protein, producing MDYLLQLAADPAAWVALVTLVAMEIVLGIDNLIFISILTNKLPAQHRTKARRIGIGLALIMRLGLLGTIAIIVTLTQPIFSVFGHPFSWRDLILISGGLFLVWKATKEIHHNVDPDPGSDMFETSKVSIGFGAAIVQILMLDLVFSIDSIITAVGMTEHIPIMIIAVIAAVTVMLLAADPLAKFIEANPTVVMLALGFLIMIGMTLIAEGFGAHVPKGYVYAAMAFSSGIEVLNMMVRRASRKKGAH from the coding sequence ATGGACTATCTCCTTCAACTGGCTGCCGATCCGGCGGCATGGGTCGCCCTGGTGACGCTGGTCGCGATGGAAATCGTGCTCGGCATCGACAACCTGATCTTCATCTCAATCCTGACCAATAAGCTGCCGGCCCAGCACCGCACCAAGGCGCGGCGCATCGGCATCGGCCTTGCGCTGATCATGCGGCTCGGCCTCCTGGGCACCATTGCGATCATCGTGACGCTCACGCAGCCCATCTTCTCGGTGTTCGGTCACCCCTTCTCCTGGCGTGACCTCATCCTGATCTCGGGCGGCCTCTTCCTGGTGTGGAAGGCCACCAAGGAGATCCATCACAATGTGGATCCCGACCCCGGCTCGGACATGTTCGAGACCAGCAAAGTCAGCATCGGCTTTGGCGCGGCCATCGTTCAGATCCTCATGCTGGACCTGGTCTTTTCCATCGACAGCATCATCACCGCGGTGGGCATGACCGAGCACATCCCGATCATGATCATTGCCGTGATCGCCGCGGTTACGGTGATGCTTCTGGCGGCCGATCCCCTGGCGAAATTCATCGAGGCCAACCCCACCGTGGTGATGCTGGCCCTCGGCTTTCTCATCATGATTGGCATGACGCTGATCGCGGAAGGCTTCGGCGCCCATGTTCCGAAGGGCTATGTCTATGCGGCCATGGCCTTCTCGTCTGGCATCGAGGTGCTCAACATGATGGTGCGCCGGGCCAGCCGGAAGAAGGGCGCCCATTGA
- a CDS encoding lipid kinase, with amino-acid sequence MDSNSTSLLYRPRRALFVVNPKARQGGVPLPEVREVLAEGGITLLDARLEKGQSLSDLIRQRASECDLAIIGGGDGTLNGAASGLYDTALPLGVLPLGTANDFARTLNIPADPVAAAQLIAFGAPRLVDLGEVNGHPFLNVASIGFSAELARGLTADAKKRWGVLGYAITAARLLAQSRLFTAYIEHDGTIETVRTLQVSVGNGRYYGGGMAVAESATADDGTLDFYSLEVDHWWRLLRLLPSLRRGTQGRWDDVRAFRTTEVIIRTRKPRAVNTDGELTTWTPAHFRIRPAVLRVYAPTSRPSAFQSSRRILAPSPFKE; translated from the coding sequence TTGGATTCGAACAGCACGTCTTTGCTCTATCGCCCCCGTCGTGCGCTTTTCGTGGTGAACCCGAAGGCGCGGCAGGGTGGCGTGCCTCTGCCCGAGGTGCGCGAGGTTCTTGCCGAGGGCGGCATCACCCTTTTGGATGCCCGCCTCGAGAAAGGACAGAGCCTTTCCGACCTCATCCGGCAGCGCGCCTCGGAGTGCGACCTTGCGATCATCGGCGGGGGGGACGGAACGCTGAACGGTGCCGCCTCCGGCCTTTATGACACGGCCCTGCCGCTGGGCGTCCTGCCCTTGGGCACGGCGAACGACTTCGCCCGCACATTGAACATCCCTGCGGATCCCGTCGCAGCGGCGCAGCTGATTGCCTTTGGCGCACCGCGCTTGGTGGATCTGGGCGAGGTCAATGGGCATCCTTTCCTGAATGTGGCCAGCATCGGCTTTTCAGCCGAATTGGCGCGCGGCCTCACCGCCGACGCCAAGAAGCGTTGGGGCGTGCTCGGATACGCGATCACCGCCGCGCGCCTGCTCGCGCAATCCCGCCTTTTCACCGCCTATATCGAGCATGACGGCACCATTGAGACCGTGCGCACGCTCCAGGTCTCTGTGGGCAATGGCCGCTATTACGGGGGCGGCATGGCGGTGGCCGAAAGCGCCACGGCCGATGACGGCACCCTCGACTTCTATTCCCTTGAGGTCGACCATTGGTGGCGCCTGCTGCGGCTCCTGCCAAGCCTGAGGCGGGGGACCCAGGGACGCTGGGATGATGTGCGCGCCTTCCGCACCACCGAGGTCATCATCCGCACCCGCAAGCCCCGGGCGGTGAATACGGATGGCGAACTGACCACCTGGACCCCCGCCCATTTCCGCATCCGCCCGGCGGTGCTTCGGGTCTATGCCCCGACGAGCCGGCCCAGCGCTTTCCAGAGTTCCCGACGAATCCTCGCCCCTTCCCCTTTCAAAGAGTGA
- a CDS encoding LysE family translocator, with product MDLETWAAFAAASAVLLVIPGPTVLLVVSYALGQGWRSAMPMAIGVALGDFAAMTASMAGVGALLLASAELFTALKWIGAAYLIYLGIKLFRAGGRLEAEPRTAPASARRMLGHAFLVTALNPKSLTFFVAFLPQFIDHGAPLLPQMALFCATFLVLAFANAFGYALAAARARGHVGNPGLIKVVNRTGGSLLVGAGLLALTARPSP from the coding sequence ATGGATCTTGAAACCTGGGCCGCCTTTGCGGCCGCCTCCGCTGTCCTGCTGGTCATCCCCGGCCCCACCGTGCTGCTGGTGGTTTCTTATGCGCTGGGTCAAGGCTGGCGGTCCGCCATGCCCATGGCCATCGGCGTGGCGCTTGGGGATTTCGCGGCCATGACCGCTTCCATGGCCGGCGTCGGGGCGCTGCTCCTGGCCTCCGCGGAGCTTTTCACGGCGCTGAAATGGATCGGTGCGGCCTACCTGATCTATCTCGGCATCAAGCTCTTCCGCGCGGGAGGGCGACTGGAGGCCGAGCCGCGCACCGCGCCCGCCTCCGCGCGCCGCATGCTCGGGCATGCCTTCCTGGTCACGGCACTCAATCCCAAGAGCCTGACGTTCTTCGTCGCCTTCCTCCCGCAATTTATCGACCACGGGGCGCCCCTGCTGCCGCAGATGGCGCTCTTCTGCGCCACATTCCTGGTGCTGGCCTTCGCCAATGCCTTCGGTTACGCGCTGGCTGCCGCGCGCGCCCGCGGCCACGTGGGAAACCCTGGACTGATCAAGGTCGTGAACCGCACCGGCGGCTCGCTTCTCGTAGGCGCCGGGCTGCTTGCCCTGACGGCGCGCCCGAGCCCATGA
- a CDS encoding TIM44-like domain-containing protein — protein sequence MSLATLDTADARKGGGFGSRGTRTYQAPPSTQTAPTTAQPIQRSVTQPSAATGTAAAATRGGLFGGGFAGSLLRGLAIGGLVGLLLGHGLGGMAGFLGLLLQAALIGIVAMLVFRFLAARRQPAPAGAPASMAREGVEQPRSALGGLGGMGGLGGGQTRPQQAPAQRGVKDAVGLTGADFDSFERILGEVQGAFSREDYGALRTLTTLEVYGYLTEELRDNEARGVRNQVSEVKLLQGDLAEAWREGTTDYATVAMRYSMRDRMVDRATGQSAPGSVDDVTETTEVWTFTRTRGGAWTLSAIQDA from the coding sequence ATGAGCCTGGCCACGCTGGATACGGCGGACGCCCGCAAGGGCGGCGGATTCGGTAGCCGTGGCACTCGTACCTATCAGGCGCCGCCGAGCACGCAGACTGCGCCCACCACCGCCCAGCCCATCCAGCGCTCGGTGACTCAGCCATCGGCTGCCACCGGCACCGCCGCTGCGGCCACGCGCGGCGGCCTCTTCGGGGGTGGCTTTGCCGGCTCGCTGCTGCGCGGGCTTGCTATTGGCGGGCTCGTGGGCCTGCTTCTGGGCCATGGCCTTGGCGGCATGGCGGGCTTCCTGGGGCTGCTGCTGCAGGCCGCGCTGATCGGCATCGTGGCGATGCTGGTGTTCCGCTTCCTCGCCGCGCGCCGCCAGCCGGCGCCGGCAGGTGCACCCGCCTCCATGGCCCGCGAAGGGGTTGAGCAGCCGCGGTCGGCGCTCGGAGGTCTCGGTGGCATGGGCGGACTCGGCGGCGGGCAGACACGTCCGCAACAGGCCCCCGCGCAGCGGGGCGTCAAGGATGCGGTGGGGCTGACCGGTGCGGACTTCGATAGCTTCGAGCGGATCCTGGGCGAGGTGCAAGGCGCATTCTCCCGCGAGGATTACGGTGCGCTGCGGACGCTGACCACGCTCGAAGTTTACGGCTACCTCACGGAAGAGCTGCGTGACAACGAGGCCCGTGGCGTGCGCAATCAGGTGAGTGAGGTGAAGCTCCTCCAGGGCGATCTGGCGGAAGCCTGGCGAGAGGGGACGACCGATTACGCAACCGTCGCCATGCGCTATTCCATGCGGGACCGCATGGTGGACCGCGCCACCGGGCAGTCTGCTCCGGGTAGCGTCGACGACGTGACCGAGACCACCGAGGTGTGGACCTTCACCCGCACCCGCGGCGGGGCCTGGACCCTCTCGGCCATCCAGGACGCCTGA
- a CDS encoding zinc-finger domain-containing protein → MAAIGIPHFCNDLGVSVIEVGAREFMCIGARPPFDHPHIFLDMGGDNEIICSYCSTLYRYNPALKANEAKPEGCVWQGQSEAA, encoded by the coding sequence ATGGCAGCCATCGGCATCCCCCACTTCTGCAACGACCTCGGTGTCTCGGTCATCGAAGTGGGCGCGCGGGAATTCATGTGCATCGGCGCCCGTCCGCCCTTCGACCACCCGCACATCTTCCTCGACATGGGCGGCGACAACGAGATCATCTGCTCCTATTGCTCGACGCTGTATCGCTACAATCCGGCCCTGAAGGCTAACGAGGCGAAGCCCGAGGGGTGCGTCTGGCAGGGCCAGTCCGAGGCGGCGTGA
- a CDS encoding FAD-dependent monooxygenase, with the protein MSAQVAARDALVVGAGIGGLTCALALRRIGLDVSILEQAPALQEVGAGLQLTPNATRVLRNLGVLDAVLQAGVLPAALEVMEGRTGRLIARCDYAPATARYGAPFLVIHRADLHGALARAAQDAGSRILLGASLEGVEADNGKIAAIASRGGEPLPLEADILIGADGIRSTVRAQLGHSAMPVFASRLAYRATIPSPHEGEPVVRLYLGADAHLVTYPVQSGDAINVVAVVKEDRPVARWSEPGETSTVHAAFSAWADEVRALLARAPDYRCWGLYDIDPLPRWGTGRSTLLGDAAHGMLPFLAQGAAQAIEDASSLGQALQEHADAEQALRAYEAVRRPRTARIQREARANGMVYHLAGPAAFARDAVLRLTGSHLIDRYDWIYSA; encoded by the coding sequence ATGAGCGCGCAGGTCGCGGCGCGCGACGCACTGGTGGTCGGCGCCGGCATCGGGGGGCTGACATGTGCACTCGCCCTGCGTCGCATCGGACTGGATGTCAGCATCCTGGAACAGGCGCCCGCCCTTCAGGAGGTGGGTGCTGGCTTGCAGCTGACGCCGAACGCCACACGCGTGCTGCGCAATCTTGGTGTCCTGGACGCGGTTCTCCAGGCCGGAGTGCTGCCCGCTGCCTTGGAGGTCATGGAGGGTCGCACCGGCCGCCTGATTGCGCGCTGCGACTACGCGCCCGCCACGGCGCGCTACGGCGCGCCCTTCCTGGTCATACATCGAGCGGATCTTCATGGGGCCCTCGCCCGCGCGGCTCAGGACGCGGGCAGCCGTATCCTTCTGGGGGCGAGCCTCGAAGGCGTGGAAGCGGACAACGGCAAGATCGCGGCCATTGCTAGCCGCGGCGGCGAGCCGCTCCCGCTCGAAGCAGATATTCTCATTGGCGCCGATGGCATCCGCTCGACGGTACGCGCCCAGCTCGGCCACTCGGCCATGCCGGTCTTCGCCTCACGGCTGGCCTATCGGGCAACCATTCCCTCTCCCCACGAGGGCGAGCCGGTGGTCCGGCTCTATCTCGGCGCCGACGCTCATCTGGTGACTTATCCGGTTCAGAGCGGAGACGCCATCAATGTGGTGGCGGTTGTCAAGGAGGATCGCCCGGTGGCGCGGTGGAGCGAACCGGGCGAAACCTCGACGGTGCATGCCGCCTTCTCGGCTTGGGCGGACGAGGTGCGCGCCCTGCTCGCCCGGGCGCCAGACTATCGGTGCTGGGGCCTCTATGACATTGACCCCTTGCCCCGCTGGGGCACCGGGCGCAGTACGCTGCTGGGCGACGCAGCGCACGGCATGCTCCCCTTTCTCGCCCAAGGCGCCGCCCAGGCGATCGAGGATGCCTCAAGCCTCGGCCAGGCGCTGCAGGAACACGCGGACGCCGAGCAGGCCTTGCGGGCCTACGAAGCTGTCCGCCGCCCCCGCACGGCGCGCATCCAGCGGGAAGCGCGGGCGAATGGCATGGTCTACCATCTGGCGGGTCCCGCCGCCTTCGCGCGAGACGCGGTCCTGCGCCTGACGGGCAGCCACCTGATCGACCGCTACGACTGGATCTACAGTGCCTGA
- a CDS encoding CheR family methyltransferase, translating to MTPTDYDFFRRFLKQRSGLVLSDDKHYLLESRLAPLLRKFDLLDFAHLATVLRDNTSFVISEAVVEAMTTNESLFFRDRTPFENFTKLMLPKIHQRRPPGAPIRIWCAAASTGQEPYSLAMTLLEHPGIIGTRRVEIIGTDLSTEVLDRARAGRYNQFEVQRGLSAPMLLKYFVKAGDMWEVSPQVKSMVDYRRLNLLDPFIGLGIFDIVFCRNVLIYFDAPTKTDILNRVARVLTSDGFLVLGGAETVMGLGDAFRAMPDCRGFYIPNQATTAAAVGA from the coding sequence ATCACGCCTACCGACTACGACTTCTTTCGTCGTTTCCTGAAGCAGCGTTCGGGCCTCGTCCTGTCGGACGACAAGCACTATCTGCTGGAGAGCCGGCTGGCGCCGCTCTTGCGGAAGTTCGACCTTCTGGACTTCGCCCACCTTGCGACCGTCCTGCGCGACAACACATCGTTCGTGATTTCCGAAGCGGTGGTCGAAGCCATGACCACCAACGAATCCCTGTTCTTCCGGGATCGCACGCCGTTCGAGAACTTCACCAAGCTGATGTTGCCGAAGATTCATCAGCGACGGCCGCCTGGCGCCCCCATCCGCATTTGGTGTGCCGCCGCCTCCACCGGGCAGGAGCCCTATTCGCTGGCCATGACGCTGCTGGAGCATCCCGGCATCATCGGGACCCGGCGCGTGGAGATCATCGGCACGGACCTTTCCACAGAGGTGCTCGATCGGGCGCGGGCCGGACGCTACAATCAGTTTGAGGTCCAGCGCGGACTGTCCGCTCCCATGCTGCTGAAGTATTTCGTGAAGGCGGGTGACATGTGGGAGGTCTCCCCCCAGGTGAAGTCCATGGTGGACTATCGCCGCTTGAACCTGCTGGACCCCTTCATCGGCCTCGGCATCTTCGACATCGTGTTCTGCCGCAACGTGCTCATCTATTTCGACGCGCCGACCAAGACCGACATCCTGAACCGCGTTGCCCGGGTGCTCACTTCGGACGGGTTCCTGGTGCTGGGGGGCGCGGAGACGGTGATGGGCTTGGGCGACGCCTTCCGCGCCATGCCGGACTGCAGGGGCTTCTACATTCCCAACCAGGCAACGACTGCGGCGGCGGTTGGCGCCTGA
- a CDS encoding protein-glutamate methylesterase/protein-glutamine glutaminase, whose translation MIVDDSVFVRGILKTWLSEDPEFAVVATHANGRLAVNDVVAAQPDVVILDLEMPDMDGLQALPIILERKPNTMVVVASTLTRRGAEVSLRALTLGAADYLPKPDAGRGIAAADDFKRELLAKVRSLGQRARRRPGLARPSASAPAAAAPPAPTASEGARATATAARPATPAPPPPVAAPLKRGETRMRSYSMSPVGILTIGSSTGGPQALTRLFGQIGQAVGTVPVVIAQHMPATFTAILAEHVSRAAGRPAAEGVDGEELVPGRIYIAPGGRHMVVERVKGKPGIIRLNDDPPVNFCRPAVDPLFNAVAQGFGSHTLALVLTGMGSDGARGAGVIADAGGSVIVQDEETSVVWGMPGATASAGNACEILPLDGIARKVNRLLTGARS comes from the coding sequence ATGATCGTGGACGATTCCGTTTTCGTCCGCGGCATCCTCAAGACGTGGCTGTCGGAGGACCCCGAGTTCGCCGTCGTCGCCACCCACGCCAATGGCCGCTTGGCGGTCAATGACGTGGTGGCCGCGCAGCCGGACGTGGTGATTCTCGACCTGGAAATGCCCGACATGGACGGGCTCCAGGCGCTTCCCATCATCCTGGAGCGCAAGCCGAACACAATGGTGGTGGTAGCCTCCACGCTCACCCGGCGCGGGGCGGAGGTGAGCCTGCGCGCCCTCACCCTGGGTGCGGCCGACTACCTGCCCAAACCCGATGCGGGTCGCGGCATCGCCGCGGCCGATGATTTCAAGCGGGAGTTGCTCGCGAAGGTGAGAAGCCTCGGCCAGAGGGCGCGTCGGCGCCCCGGCCTGGCGCGCCCGAGTGCGTCGGCGCCCGCGGCGGCGGCTCCGCCCGCGCCCACCGCCAGCGAGGGGGCGCGTGCAACCGCAACTGCTGCTCGCCCGGCCACACCCGCCCCCCCGCCTCCTGTCGCGGCCCCCTTGAAGCGGGGAGAGACCAGGATGCGTTCCTATTCCATGTCGCCAGTGGGCATCCTCACCATCGGCAGTTCCACGGGCGGCCCGCAGGCTCTGACACGCCTCTTCGGCCAGATCGGGCAGGCCGTGGGCACTGTGCCTGTGGTGATCGCCCAGCATATGCCCGCCACCTTCACCGCCATCCTTGCCGAGCATGTCAGCCGCGCCGCCGGCCGCCCTGCGGCAGAAGGGGTCGACGGGGAGGAACTGGTTCCCGGCCGGATCTATATCGCACCTGGGGGCCGCCATATGGTGGTGGAGCGGGTCAAGGGGAAGCCGGGAATCATCCGGCTCAATGACGACCCTCCGGTCAATTTCTGCCGGCCGGCCGTCGATCCCCTGTTCAATGCCGTGGCGCAAGGATTTGGATCCCACACTCTCGCGCTGGTCCTCACCGGCATGGGCAGCGATGGGGCCCGCGGCGCAGGCGTGATCGCAGACGCCGGTGGTAGTGTGATCGTGCAGGACGAAGAGACCTCTGTCGTCTGGGGCATGCCGGGCGCCACCGCGTCCGCTGGAAATGCCTGCGAAATCCTGCCGCTCGACGGTATCGCCCGCAAGGTCAACCGCCTGCTCACGGGAGCCCGGTCATGA
- a CDS encoding response regulator: MKTCLVVDDSGVARKVARRILEDFSFSVSEAVDGQKALEECLRAMPDAIVLDWAMPITDGLEFLAKLRATPGGDAPKVIFCTAKNDLDHIAKALSLGADEYIMKPFDSEILREKLVEVGLLEESVP, translated from the coding sequence ATGAAAACCTGTCTCGTGGTCGACGATTCCGGAGTGGCCCGGAAGGTGGCCCGGCGCATCCTTGAGGACTTCAGCTTCAGCGTCTCAGAGGCCGTGGATGGCCAAAAGGCGCTGGAGGAGTGCTTGCGCGCCATGCCCGACGCCATCGTGCTCGACTGGGCCATGCCCATCACGGACGGCCTGGAATTCCTGGCCAAGCTGCGCGCGACCCCCGGCGGCGATGCGCCGAAGGTCATCTTCTGTACCGCAAAGAACGATTTGGATCACATTGCCAAGGCGCTCTCCCTTGGGGCCGACGAATACATCATGAAGCCGTTCGATTCCGAGATCCTGCGCGAGAAGCTGGTCGAGGTGGGCCTGCTGGAAGAGAGCGTGCCGTGA
- a CDS encoding chemotaxis protein CheW, whose translation MTTAVAKSDAPQRSEIQFVTVRIGPQLFGLPINMVHEVFVPDAITRVPLAWREIEGVLNLRGRIVTMVNMRRLLSLPPAEKAGMAVGIEHNGEAFGLIIDEVGDVLMLDTSRRESNPANLDPHWAGIVAGVHRLSGELLLILDVDLALRRAGMTRAAA comes from the coding sequence ATGACCACCGCGGTTGCAAAGTCGGATGCGCCCCAGCGCTCGGAGATCCAGTTCGTTACGGTGCGGATCGGGCCGCAGCTTTTCGGCCTGCCCATCAACATGGTGCATGAGGTGTTCGTTCCCGATGCGATCACCCGTGTGCCGCTCGCCTGGCGCGAGATCGAGGGCGTGCTGAACCTGCGCGGCCGCATCGTCACCATGGTGAACATGCGTCGTCTGCTCTCCCTGCCGCCGGCCGAAAAGGCCGGCATGGCGGTGGGCATCGAGCACAATGGCGAAGCCTTCGGCCTCATCATCGATGAGGTCGGCGACGTGCTCATGCTCGACACGTCACGCCGGGAATCCAACCCCGCCAATCTCGACCCCCATTGGGCGGGTATCGTGGCGGGCGTCCACCGCCTGTCCGGCGAACTGCTCCTGATCCTGGACGTCGACCTGGCCCTGCGCCGCGCGGGCATGACCCGCGCGGCCGCCTGA
- a CDS encoding hybrid sensor histidine kinase/response regulator, giving the protein MDDLLREFLTETNESLDVADVELVKFEQDPNNAQILNNIFRLVHTIKGTCGFIGLSRLAALAHAAETLMDKFREGRPVTTEAVGLVLSTIDRIKGLMAELEAAEGREPEGSDEDLIHQLEAMAEMAAAAVSPPPPPPKPPAPVVAPVAAAVSSAGALERELLPGEIPLDELDRIFRETKVERPSKSVAASKVAAAPPAEAPAAKPAPAAARPMPKPANDTAPPAREEAAPAAARGEDAAHTSVSAQSIRVSVGVLEHLMTMVSELVLTRNQLMEIARRHEDSEYKVSLQRLSNVTAELQDGVMRTRMQPIGNAWQKLPRIVRDLAQELGKQIELEQIGAETELDRQVLDQIKDPLTHMVRNSADHGLEGPEERRAAGKAEKGTIRLSAYHEGGHVIVEIADDGRGLNVARIKQKALENGLATEAELAKMPDGQVFRYIFHAGFSTAEKVTNVSGRGVGMDVVRSNLELIGGTVEVRSKAGEGSTFIIKIPLTLAIVPALIVRAGDERFALPQSAVVELVRVQPNSEHAVKRLKEAPVLCLRDKLLPIVQLGTLLGMERDPAKEEALLNDALIVVMQVGHQTFGVVVDAVSHTEEIVVKPMSSLLRQLSLVSGSTILGDGRVIMIVDPSGLSQAASAPVEGAGEALGAHAANRAADRGATTSLLLFRAGGGEIKAVPLSLVTRLEELDVTKVERVNGHPVIQYRGALIPLIYVNDQVRRAETGTQPMLVFSDDGRVMGLVVDEIVDIVEAHLDMQLSADTPEVLGAAVIEGQATEILDVGHYINLAFGERFEQMSRAQKGSVPKLLLVDDSPFYRNLLEPVLKGNGYEVTACGSAREALERLCNGTRFDAIVSDVEMPGMDGYALAEAVRRDPQIQGLPIIALAGHNDPDAIERGRAAGFTDYIAKFDRPGLIAALKEFANTSKGVAA; this is encoded by the coding sequence ATGGATGACCTGTTGCGCGAGTTCCTGACGGAGACCAATGAGAGCCTTGACGTGGCGGACGTGGAACTCGTCAAGTTTGAGCAGGATCCGAACAATGCTCAGATCCTGAACAATATTTTCCGCCTGGTTCACACCATAAAGGGCACCTGCGGCTTCATCGGGTTGTCCCGCCTCGCTGCTCTTGCCCATGCTGCTGAAACCCTGATGGACAAGTTCCGCGAGGGACGGCCGGTCACCACCGAGGCTGTCGGCCTCGTGCTGAGCACCATCGACCGCATCAAGGGACTGATGGCGGAACTGGAAGCGGCCGAGGGACGCGAGCCGGAAGGGTCCGACGAGGATCTGATCCATCAGTTGGAAGCCATGGCCGAAATGGCGGCTGCGGCGGTGTCTCCGCCGCCTCCGCCGCCCAAGCCGCCGGCCCCTGTGGTTGCCCCCGTGGCTGCGGCCGTGTCGTCGGCCGGTGCGCTGGAGCGTGAGCTTTTGCCGGGTGAAATTCCGCTCGATGAACTGGATCGGATTTTCCGTGAGACCAAGGTAGAGCGTCCCTCCAAGTCGGTCGCCGCGTCCAAGGTTGCCGCCGCGCCGCCAGCTGAAGCGCCCGCCGCCAAGCCCGCCCCCGCTGCGGCCCGCCCCATGCCCAAGCCCGCCAACGACACCGCGCCGCCCGCCCGCGAGGAGGCCGCTCCGGCCGCTGCGCGCGGCGAGGATGCTGCCCATACCAGCGTCTCGGCGCAGTCCATCCGCGTCAGCGTCGGGGTGCTCGAGCATCTGATGACCATGGTGTCGGAACTGGTTCTCACCCGCAACCAGCTCATGGAGATTGCCCGCCGGCATGAGGATTCCGAGTACAAGGTCTCTCTCCAGCGCCTGTCGAACGTCACCGCCGAGCTGCAGGACGGCGTGATGCGCACCCGCATGCAGCCGATCGGCAATGCCTGGCAGAAGCTGCCCCGCATCGTGCGTGACCTGGCTCAGGAACTGGGCAAGCAGATCGAGCTGGAGCAGATCGGCGCCGAGACGGAGCTTGACCGTCAGGTGCTCGACCAGATCAAGGATCCGCTCACCCACATGGTGCGCAACTCCGCCGATCATGGCCTGGAAGGTCCGGAGGAGCGGCGCGCCGCCGGCAAGGCGGAGAAGGGGACGATCCGCCTGTCCGCCTATCACGAGGGCGGGCACGTGATCGTCGAGATCGCCGATGACGGCCGTGGCCTCAACGTCGCCCGCATCAAACAGAAGGCCCTGGAGAACGGGCTGGCCACCGAGGCGGAACTGGCCAAGATGCCGGACGGCCAAGTGTTCCGCTACATCTTCCATGCAGGCTTCTCTACCGCCGAGAAGGTGACCAACGTCTCCGGCCGTGGCGTCGGCATGGACGTGGTGCGCTCCAATTTGGAGCTCATCGGCGGCACGGTGGAAGTGCGCTCCAAGGCGGGTGAGGGCTCCACTTTCATCATCAAAATCCCGCTCACTCTTGCCATCGTTCCGGCCCTGATCGTGCGCGCCGGTGACGAGCGCTTCGCCCTGCCGCAGAGCGCGGTGGTGGAACTGGTGCGGGTGCAGCCCAATTCCGAGCATGCAGTCAAGCGGCTTAAGGAAGCGCCGGTGCTGTGCCTGCGCGACAAGCTGCTGCCCATCGTCCAGCTTGGCACTCTGCTGGGCATGGAGCGTGACCCGGCCAAGGAAGAGGCGCTGCTCAACGATGCTCTCATCGTGGTGATGCAGGTGGGTCACCAGACCTTCGGCGTGGTGGTGGACGCGGTCTCTCACACCGAGGAAATCGTTGTGAAGCCGATGTCCTCGCTGCTGCGCCAGCTCTCTCTGGTGTCGGGCAGCACCATCCTCGGCGATGGCCGCGTCATCATGATCGTGGATCCGAGCGGCCTCTCGCAGGCGGCCTCCGCCCCGGTGGAGGGCGCCGGCGAAGCGCTCGGTGCCCACGCTGCCAATCGCGCGGCGGATCGCGGGGCGACCACCTCGCTGCTGCTCTTCCGTGCCGGCGGCGGTGAGATCAAGGCGGTTCCTCTCTCGTTGGTCACGCGCCTGGAAGAACTGGACGTCACCAAGGTGGAGCGCGTCAACGGCCACCCCGTCATCCAGTATCGCGGCGCCCTGATCCCGCTCATCTATGTGAACGACCAGGTGCGTCGTGCAGAGACCGGCACGCAGCCCATGCTCGTCTTCTCGGATGATGGCCGCGTCATGGGCCTCGTGGTGGACGAGATCGTCGACATCGTCGAGGCCCATCTCGACATGCAGCTCTCGGCCGACACGCCCGAGGTGCTGGGTGCGGCGGTCATTGAGGGGCAGGCCACCGAGATCCTCGACGTGGGCCACTACATCAACCTGGCTTTCGGCGAGCGCTTCGAGCAGATGTCGCGGGCGCAGAAGGGCTCTGTTCCCAAGCTGTTGCTGGTGGATGACAGCCCCTTCTACCGCAACCTGCTGGAGCCGGTGCTCAAGGGCAACGGCTATGAGGTCACCGCCTGCGGCTCGGCCCGCGAGGCGCTGGAGCGGCTGTGCAACGGTACGCGCTTCGATGCCATCGTCAGCGACGTGGAGATGCCCGGCATGGACGGCTACGCCCTCGCCGAGGCGGTTCGGCGCGATCCGCAGATCCAGGGCCTGCCCATCATCGCGCTTGCCGGCCATAACGATCCCGACGCCATCGAGCGCGGCCGCGCGGCGGGCTTCACCGATTACATCGCGAAGTTCGACCGGCCCGGCCTGATCGCCGCCCTCAAGGAATTCGCTAACACCAGCAAGGGAGTGGCCGCATGA